In a genomic window of Thermoproteus tenax Kra 1:
- a CDS encoding nucleotidyltransferase family protein → MRALILAGGFGKRLAPLTNEVPKPLVPVAGKPILVRQIEWLREQGVTDFVVAVGYLRHKVFEALGDGRKYGVRIFYSVEEEPLGTGGAIKNAAPFLEDDVFLVTNGDVLTNLRVEPLLRALEGADAAIALVPLRSPYGVVEIDGEGRVLAFREKPVLEHYINAGVYAMRREALKDLPDRGNIEETLFPRLAERRRLRAVVYKDAFWRSIDTLKDLEEAEKMLSDGKS, encoded by the coding sequence ATGCGCGCTCTGATCCTCGCCGGAGGTTTCGGCAAGAGGCTCGCCCCCCTCACCAACGAGGTACCCAAGCCACTCGTGCCCGTGGCCGGGAAGCCCATCCTCGTCAGACAGATCGAGTGGCTGAGGGAACAAGGAGTGACCGACTTTGTCGTGGCCGTCGGCTATCTGCGCCACAAGGTCTTCGAGGCGCTGGGCGATGGGAGGAAGTATGGAGTGAGGATATTCTACAGCGTCGAGGAGGAGCCCCTCGGCACAGGGGGCGCCATAAAGAACGCGGCGCCCTTTCTGGAGGACGACGTGTTCCTGGTCACCAACGGCGATGTGTTGACCAATCTGCGCGTGGAGCCCCTACTGAGGGCGCTCGAGGGCGCCGACGCCGCCATAGCCCTCGTCCCCCTCAGAAGCCCCTACGGCGTAGTGGAGATAGACGGCGAGGGGCGCGTGCTGGCCTTCAGAGAGAAGCCCGTGCTGGAGCACTACATCAACGCCGGCGTCTACGCCATGAGGAGGGAGGCGCTCAAGGATCTCCCCGACAGAGGCAACATAGAGGAGACGTTGTTCCCCAGATTGGCCGAGAGGAGGAGGCTGAGGGCCGTGGTCTATAAAGACGCCTTCTGGCGCTCCATAGACACCCTCAAGGATTTAGAGGAGGCTGAGAAGATGTTGAGCGATGGAAAATCTTGA
- a CDS encoding DUF354 domain-containing protein, protein MRALFDALTPKQARIAAILKREGGLQLTITCREYYHLRDMLEQYKVDYICIGRYGETTEEKLVEGLKRQLQMVEIMRGLDGVVSFPSPDAVRTAFGLGKKSVVLNDTPHAYHANSLTIPLSDALIAPSAIPQDAWRRYCPKKVMTFDGVFEYMWTSRHTPNLESVRKLGLEPGSYVVFRPEEAKAAYYQWNNVQLRAKLVELVKEMGYVVVNIPRYPDQVIEGAINLIKAVDHLDLAYYAAAVITGGLTMSTEAALLGTPAVSYFPGDVYIDRYLERAGAPLLRCSSMDECIHVVKKALSMGRAPPPKMEDPLKAIVAAVQEIFGG, encoded by the coding sequence ATGAGGGCTCTTTTCGACGCTCTTACTCCGAAACAAGCAAGGATCGCAGCAATCCTAAAGCGGGAGGGCGGCCTACAGCTGACGATCACATGTAGGGAGTACTACCATCTGAGGGACATGTTGGAGCAATACAAAGTCGACTACATCTGCATAGGTAGGTACGGGGAGACGACCGAGGAGAAGTTGGTCGAGGGGCTCAAAAGACAGCTCCAGATGGTCGAGATAATGAGGGGCTTGGACGGAGTAGTGTCCTTCCCGAGCCCCGATGCCGTAAGGACCGCGTTTGGCCTCGGGAAGAAGTCTGTGGTATTGAACGACACGCCGCATGCCTATCACGCCAATTCGCTGACTATACCGCTCTCCGATGCGCTGATAGCGCCGTCCGCGATACCGCAAGACGCATGGAGGCGTTATTGTCCCAAGAAAGTGATGACTTTCGACGGCGTGTTTGAGTATATGTGGACGTCGAGACATACCCCCAACTTAGAGAGCGTGAGGAAGTTGGGCCTGGAGCCAGGCAGCTACGTGGTCTTTAGACCCGAGGAGGCCAAGGCGGCGTACTACCAGTGGAACAACGTCCAGCTTAGGGCCAAGCTAGTCGAACTTGTCAAGGAGATGGGCTACGTTGTGGTCAATATCCCCAGATATCCAGACCAAGTGATCGAGGGAGCTATAAATTTAATAAAGGCGGTGGACCACTTAGATCTAGCGTATTATGCCGCAGCGGTCATCACAGGTGGGCTGACTATGTCGACGGAGGCCGCTCTGTTAGGCACGCCCGCCGTTTCGTACTTTCCCGGCGACGTGTATATAGATAGGTATCTGGAGAGGGCCGGGGCCCCACTCCTTAGGTGCTCTTCAATGGACGAGTGCATCCATGTTGTCAAGAAGGCGTTAAGTATGGGCAGAGCGCCCCCGCCCAAGATGGAGGATCCGCTCAAGGCGATCGTCGCGGCGGTTCAGGAAATATTCGGAGGATAA
- a CDS encoding adenylate kinase family protein yields the protein MRVLITGTPGVGKTTICRGLAEALGARCIEVASLLAGKEFTLWDPTSQTYDILDINRARRLLQTELVGDYIIDTHVLELLENDDVERIFVLRKRPDVLYEELARRGWPIKKILDNVWAEVLDYILVRAKERWDQLIQLDVTYRRPDQTVELIRRCVTNGECIHEDVDWLEYINENGFVELLERLSATYAPS from the coding sequence ATGAGGGTTTTAATCACGGGAACTCCCGGAGTGGGCAAGACGACGATCTGTAGGGGGTTGGCCGAGGCTCTGGGCGCCCGTTGTATTGAGGTCGCATCCCTTCTAGCCGGAAAGGAGTTCACTCTCTGGGACCCGACCTCTCAGACCTACGATATACTGGATATAAACAGAGCCCGGCGTCTGCTACAAACGGAGCTCGTCGGCGATTATATAATAGACACACACGTCTTGGAGCTTCTTGAGAACGATGACGTCGAGCGGATCTTCGTGTTGAGGAAAAGGCCGGACGTCTTATACGAGGAGCTCGCGAGGAGGGGATGGCCTATTAAAAAGATTCTGGACAACGTCTGGGCCGAGGTTCTCGACTATATCTTAGTTCGAGCCAAGGAGAGATGGGACCAATTGATTCAGTTGGATGTAACATACAGAAGACCCGACCAGACAGTTGAGCTTATCCGCAGATGTGTAACCAACGGCGAGTGCATCCACGAGGATGTCGACTGGCTAGAGTACATAAATGAAAACGGCTTCGTCGAATTGCTCGAGAGACTTAGTGCCACCTATGCCCCCTCGTGA
- the asnS gene encoding asparagine--tRNA ligase: MAYKSAISIADALRSSGRATVRGWVYRKRELKDKIFIVLRDSTGIIQLVFSRGTPAFDVAQRLNLESSLVATGILKEEPRAPGGKEMHVESVDWYYIGSPYPINEDAAQADSEYLLDVRHLWLRSRKMQAVLKIRHTVFGAVHEYFRRNGYYEVQGPMFITAAVEGGATLFKVPYFDDFVYLTQSSQFYLEALIFSLEKVYTIAPSFRAEPSRTRRHLTEFWHAEAEMAWYHLEDLMRVNEELISYVVSKVLEERRDELKMLGRDAAPLENIRPPFYRISYDEAIEILQKKGVKINWGDDIGADEERILTLQFDKPIQLYGFPEKIKAFYHRNDPKRPEVTLSVDVLAPEGYGEIIGGGERIYDEGELVDKIRRFGYDPKDYQWYIDLRRYGSVPHSGFGLGVDRLVMWIAGLEHIRDAVPFPRDIRRKYP, from the coding sequence ATGGCGTATAAGAGCGCCATAAGTATAGCCGACGCCTTGAGGTCGAGCGGGAGGGCCACCGTCAGAGGGTGGGTCTACAGAAAGCGTGAGCTGAAGGACAAGATCTTCATTGTTCTGAGAGACTCCACTGGGATCATACAGCTGGTCTTCTCTAGGGGGACTCCCGCGTTCGACGTAGCCCAACGGCTGAACCTCGAATCATCCTTGGTGGCAACTGGAATATTGAAGGAAGAGCCCAGAGCCCCTGGCGGCAAAGAGATGCATGTAGAGTCTGTCGACTGGTACTACATAGGTTCTCCGTATCCGATCAACGAGGATGCCGCACAGGCCGACAGCGAGTATCTACTCGATGTCAGACATCTGTGGCTCAGGAGTAGAAAGATGCAAGCCGTTTTAAAGATCAGACACACAGTGTTCGGCGCCGTACATGAGTATTTCAGAAGGAACGGCTACTACGAGGTACAAGGCCCCATGTTCATCACAGCAGCTGTCGAGGGAGGGGCCACTCTGTTCAAGGTCCCCTACTTCGACGACTTCGTCTATCTGACCCAGAGTTCTCAATTCTACCTGGAGGCCCTCATCTTCAGCCTTGAGAAAGTGTATACCATAGCGCCGAGCTTCAGAGCCGAGCCCTCCCGCACTAGGAGGCATTTGACCGAGTTCTGGCACGCCGAGGCGGAGATGGCTTGGTACCACCTGGAGGACTTAATGAGGGTCAATGAGGAGCTCATATCCTATGTGGTTTCCAAGGTGTTGGAGGAGAGGAGGGATGAGCTGAAGATGTTGGGCAGAGACGCCGCTCCCTTGGAAAATATAAGGCCGCCGTTCTACCGGATCTCCTACGATGAGGCCATAGAGATACTCCAGAAGAAGGGGGTCAAGATAAACTGGGGCGACGACATTGGGGCCGACGAAGAGAGAATATTGACGCTCCAGTTCGATAAGCCGATACAGCTCTACGGCTTTCCGGAGAAAATCAAGGCCTTCTACCACCGCAACGATCCAAAGAGGCCCGAGGTGACCCTCAGTGTCGACGTGCTCGCGCCCGAGGGCTACGGCGAGATCATAGGAGGCGGGGAGAGGATATACGATGAGGGCGAGCTCGTCGACAAAATAAGGCGTTTCGGCTACGATCCTAAGGACTATCAGTGGTACATCGATCTACGTAGGTACGGCTCAGTGCCTCATTCCGGCTTTGGCCTCGGCGTGGACAGACTAGTTATGTGGATAGCCGGGCTCGAGCATATAAGAGATGCAGTTCCGTTCCCCAGAGATATCAGACGCAAATATCCCTAG
- a CDS encoding NAD(P)-dependent oxidoreductase, whose protein sequence is MEITVVGTGRMGSAFVKRAAALGHKVYAWNRTREKLSGLPATAIEGLSDARGLVAIFVADDEALMGIVEQIGGEAAALMGTYSVNGAVEAVRRLRSRGIPAFASPIVGGPGNVERGDAIYLLGGERTLLDKYTSVMFSLGKVVLVGELEKAVALKLAYNSLLIGTVAVLGEALSLAVAYGIPATVFKDLLSQTVFKEIGSVYIDRMLSEGEGTFALKHAGKDLRYAVNASAGKSGAVVLSAVHSLYELLELQGYGNEYYIKAGILENKHKK, encoded by the coding sequence ATGGAGATCACGGTAGTAGGGACCGGCAGGATGGGCTCCGCCTTCGTCAAAAGGGCTGCGGCCTTGGGCCACAAAGTATACGCTTGGAATAGGACTAGAGAGAAGCTCTCCGGACTGCCCGCCACAGCTATTGAGGGACTCTCAGACGCCCGAGGGCTCGTGGCGATCTTCGTCGCAGATGATGAGGCCCTAATGGGAATAGTCGAACAGATAGGGGGCGAGGCGGCGGCCTTGATGGGGACTTACTCAGTCAACGGCGCTGTAGAGGCCGTGCGGAGGCTGAGATCTAGAGGGATACCCGCCTTCGCCTCGCCTATAGTGGGAGGCCCCGGGAACGTCGAGCGGGGGGATGCCATCTACCTCCTCGGCGGCGAAAGGACGCTGTTGGATAAATATACGTCTGTTATGTTCTCCCTCGGCAAAGTGGTCCTTGTTGGCGAGTTGGAAAAAGCGGTGGCTCTGAAACTGGCCTACAACTCCCTACTGATAGGCACTGTGGCCGTCTTAGGCGAGGCCTTATCGCTGGCCGTCGCCTACGGAATACCGGCGACTGTGTTCAAAGATCTGTTGTCCCAGACGGTGTTCAAGGAGATAGGATCCGTCTATATCGACAGAATGTTGTCGGAGGGCGAGGGCACGTTCGCACTTAAACATGCAGGCAAGGACTTGCGATATGCAGTAAACGCCTCAGCGGGCAAATCGGGCGCCGTGGTGCTCTCGGCCGTCCATTCCCTTTATGAGTTATTGGAACTCCAGGGTTATGGCAACGAATATTATATAAAAGCTGGTATTTTAGAGAATAAACATAAAAAATAA
- a CDS encoding L-threonylcarbamoyladenylate synthase, with translation MARVLSVDPLRPDVEKIRIAASAIRRGELVAFPTETVYGLGADAFNAKASRLIFEAKGRPADNPLIVHVASYDQAASLGEFPEEIAEIARRVWPGPITFVVKKRAPLPDVVTAGLPTVALRCPAHPVALKLIEESGVPIAAPSANKAGRPSPTEASHVLEDLGDKVHIILDAGRTFFGVESTIIDVTKRPPVLLRPGPFTLEELRSIFGEIKVPEFARGLGEADVALAPGMKYRHYAPETPLVVVDFDLSAAVREAHRRGLRVAVLCIMDKCAEGDAVVKLGSDLYEVARNLYDGLRRVDKLGVDLALSPAVEERGIGLAIMNRLRKAAGFKVAKTLNELLDFIG, from the coding sequence GTGGCTAGGGTCTTGTCAGTCGATCCTCTGAGGCCTGACGTGGAGAAGATAAGGATAGCGGCCTCGGCTATACGGAGAGGGGAGCTTGTGGCGTTTCCAACGGAGACAGTATACGGGTTGGGGGCCGACGCGTTCAACGCCAAGGCCTCCCGGCTCATATTCGAGGCCAAGGGAAGGCCCGCGGACAATCCGCTCATAGTCCATGTGGCCTCCTACGATCAAGCCGCCTCACTGGGCGAGTTCCCCGAGGAGATTGCCGAGATTGCCAGGAGGGTGTGGCCCGGCCCCATAACCTTCGTGGTCAAGAAGAGGGCGCCCCTGCCAGACGTGGTGACGGCAGGTCTTCCCACTGTTGCGCTGAGGTGTCCGGCCCACCCAGTCGCGCTCAAGCTCATAGAGGAGTCGGGGGTGCCGATAGCTGCGCCGAGCGCCAACAAGGCGGGCCGGCCCAGCCCAACTGAAGCGTCGCACGTCCTTGAAGACTTAGGCGACAAAGTCCACATAATTTTAGACGCCGGAAGGACGTTCTTCGGCGTTGAGTCGACGATAATAGATGTGACTAAGAGGCCGCCGGTCTTGCTTAGGCCGGGTCCCTTCACGTTGGAGGAGCTTAGGTCTATCTTCGGAGAGATAAAGGTGCCTGAGTTCGCGCGAGGTCTGGGGGAGGCCGACGTGGCCTTGGCCCCCGGGATGAAGTACAGACACTATGCCCCCGAGACTCCCCTAGTCGTAGTAGACTTTGACTTGTCGGCTGCAGTGAGAGAGGCGCACAGACGGGGCTTGAGAGTGGCCGTGCTGTGTATAATGGACAAATGCGCAGAGGGGGATGCAGTTGTGAAACTAGGCAGCGACCTCTATGAAGTTGCCAGAAACCTCTACGACGGGCTGAGGAGGGTGGACAAACTCGGCGTGGACCTCGCCTTGAGCCCAGCCGTAGAGGAGCGCGGCATAGGCCTGGCCATTATGAACAGGCTCCGCAAGGCTGCGGGCTTTAAGGTGGCTAAGACGTTAAATGAGCTCCTAGATTTTATCGGATGA
- a CDS encoding class I SAM-dependent methyltransferase encodes MTWIEDFFDEIYRDFMEHYRGPEASYKEAQFLIRKLGIEPGKLFLDAACGHGRHLRYMPEGTVVGLDINLKYLKEAKKYADVVAADLRLPPFRRRAFSGIYIMHSSIGMFGDEEDVEILMWLSGTIKPGGVMALDLANKVKIDRAYAALGDSWNFWISAGPYRILSTATYNPLVGRIKERRIIYRSGEYLGTKTLELRLYSPSEVNLMLRSIGMTIREVYGDFDGSPFSEVSDRYIVIAVKTGGVPEALKAAASWA; translated from the coding sequence ATGACTTGGATCGAGGACTTCTTCGACGAGATCTATAGGGACTTTATGGAGCACTACAGAGGGCCGGAGGCAAGCTACAAAGAGGCGCAGTTCCTCATCAGAAAGTTGGGGATCGAGCCGGGCAAGCTATTTCTTGACGCAGCATGCGGACATGGCAGACACCTAAGGTATATGCCCGAGGGGACTGTCGTTGGCCTTGATATAAATCTAAAGTACCTCAAAGAGGCTAAGAAGTACGCCGACGTTGTGGCGGCCGACCTAAGGCTACCGCCGTTCAGGAGAAGGGCGTTCTCCGGGATCTATATAATGCACAGCTCCATAGGGATGTTCGGCGACGAGGAGGACGTCGAGATACTCATGTGGCTCTCAGGCACTATAAAACCGGGAGGCGTCATGGCGCTTGATCTGGCCAACAAGGTGAAGATCGACAGAGCTTACGCCGCGTTAGGCGACTCTTGGAACTTCTGGATATCTGCGGGGCCGTACCGAATTTTATCTACGGCGACCTATAACCCCCTCGTTGGAAGGATCAAAGAGCGGAGGATCATATATAGGTCCGGGGAATATCTGGGGACAAAGACGCTGGAGCTCAGACTCTACTCCCCCAGCGAGGTGAATCTGATGTTGCGCAGCATCGGTATGACGATCCGAGAGGTTTACGGCGATTTCGACGGTTCTCCATTTTCGGAGGTATCGGATAGATACATAGTGATAGCGGTCAAGACAGGCGGTGTGCCCGAGGCTCTGAAGGCGGCAGCCAGTTGGGCTTAG
- the prs gene encoding ribose-phosphate diphosphokinase, with product MRLYYFKNAEDLAKAISARLGIDARQIEERDFPDGEVLVRVEPAREVALIARLYPDVNKNLVKLYLALDALTDYGAERIVLVAPYLPYARQDRRFREGEPISSKTVLSHLKLYPVTHVVTVDLHKAYISDYVGGIRFINIYPSSQFAEVLRRWNVSHVLSPDAGSLGRAEALAKALGASYDYFEKFRDRETGEIYMRPREGTSLQGKAVAIVDDILATGGTLVDACKNARMLGASAVYAAVTHCMLLGNAREKIKGCISALYCTNTIPCEYSSVDIARPLAEALASIL from the coding sequence ATGAGGCTCTATTATTTCAAAAACGCCGAAGATCTAGCCAAGGCCATATCGGCGCGTTTAGGCATTGACGCAAGACAGATAGAGGAGAGGGATTTTCCAGACGGCGAAGTTCTGGTCAGAGTGGAGCCTGCGAGGGAGGTAGCGCTTATCGCCAGGCTTTATCCGGACGTTAATAAGAATCTAGTGAAGCTCTACTTGGCGCTAGATGCTCTGACAGACTATGGGGCCGAGCGCATAGTCTTGGTAGCGCCCTATCTCCCCTACGCGAGACAAGATAGAAGGTTTAGAGAGGGCGAGCCCATAAGCTCTAAGACTGTGCTGAGCCATCTCAAGCTATACCCTGTCACCCACGTTGTGACAGTAGATCTACACAAGGCCTATATATCTGACTACGTCGGAGGCATCAGGTTCATCAATATATATCCCTCCTCTCAATTCGCCGAGGTTTTAAGGAGGTGGAATGTCTCACATGTGTTGAGCCCCGACGCGGGATCTCTGGGCAGAGCTGAGGCGTTGGCGAAGGCCCTGGGGGCTTCCTACGACTATTTCGAGAAGTTTAGAGATAGGGAGACAGGCGAGATATATATGAGACCCAGAGAGGGGACCAGCTTGCAGGGCAAGGCCGTGGCGATTGTAGACGACATATTGGCGACTGGAGGAACTCTCGTGGACGCCTGCAAGAACGCGAGGATGTTGGGCGCCTCGGCGGTGTACGCGGCGGTCACCCACTGCATGTTGTTGGGCAACGCCAGAGAGAAGATCAAGGGATGCATCAGCGCATTGTATTGCACCAACACAATCCCCTGCGAGTACTCGAGCGTTGATATAGCGAGACCTCTCGCCGAGGCCCTCGCCTCTATCTTGTAG
- a CDS encoding histone deacetylase family protein, with amino-acid sequence MRVYYSDIFKEHQVASGHPESPRRLDYALDGVLQGGITPTRPNMREDVLDVLERVHERSYINYIKDLCNVGALTELDGDTWVSPKTCDAAILAVAAMLDAIDSGEHAYILARPPGHHAGKAGRALTAPTQGFCIFNTAASGAIYAEGVAVVDIDVHHGNGTQEILYDRDILYVSTHQDPLTLYPGTGFPDEVGRGRGEGYNVNVPMPPGLGDDGFKKILDEVVVPILRQYGPRRIIVSLGWDAHRDDPLADMGLTLAGYEYALRALASLNVPLVVLLEGGYNYDVIKRGSKMVVELLTGQDAKAPEESSESDHYAWGKLNKTLEDIRRIHSKFWAL; translated from the coding sequence ATGCGGGTCTACTACAGCGACATTTTCAAGGAGCACCAAGTTGCCTCAGGTCACCCCGAGAGCCCGAGGCGTCTGGACTACGCCTTAGACGGAGTTCTCCAAGGGGGCATAACGCCGACACGGCCCAACATGAGGGAAGACGTATTGGACGTCTTGGAGCGAGTCCACGAGAGAAGTTATATAAACTATATCAAGGACTTATGTAACGTAGGCGCCCTCACTGAGCTCGACGGCGATACTTGGGTATCTCCAAAGACTTGCGATGCGGCTATCTTGGCCGTGGCGGCCATGTTAGATGCTATCGATTCCGGGGAACACGCATATATCTTGGCGAGGCCGCCCGGCCACCACGCCGGTAAGGCAGGCAGAGCTCTGACAGCTCCTACACAAGGCTTCTGTATATTCAACACAGCCGCCTCGGGGGCCATTTACGCCGAAGGCGTCGCAGTGGTGGATATAGATGTACACCACGGAAACGGCACCCAGGAAATATTATACGACAGAGACATACTGTACGTGTCCACGCACCAAGATCCATTGACGTTATATCCAGGCACAGGCTTCCCCGATGAGGTCGGGAGGGGTCGCGGCGAGGGATACAACGTGAATGTGCCCATGCCGCCTGGGCTCGGAGACGATGGATTCAAGAAGATATTGGATGAGGTAGTGGTGCCCATTTTGCGCCAGTACGGCCCCAGAAGGATAATCGTGTCGTTGGGATGGGACGCGCATAGAGACGACCCTTTGGCCGATATGGGGCTGACCCTTGCCGGCTATGAATATGCGTTGAGGGCCCTCGCGTCTCTCAACGTGCCGCTAGTGGTTCTCCTAGAGGGGGGCTACAACTATGATGTAATAAAGAGGGGCTCCAAGATGGTGGTCGAGCTGTTGACCGGCCAGGACGCGAAGGCGCCCGAGGAGTCCAGCGAGAGCGACCACTACGCGTGGGGCAAGTTGAACAAGACGTTGGAAGACATAAGGAGAATCCACTCCAAGTTTTGGGCTCTCTAG